In one Sesamum indicum cultivar Zhongzhi No. 13 linkage group LG12, S_indicum_v1.0, whole genome shotgun sequence genomic region, the following are encoded:
- the LOC105174987 gene encoding GBF-interacting protein 1-like has product MSGFSRVSISDSLRKTIQDIKEITGKHSDEDVYAMLKECNMDPNETAQKLLYLDTFHEVRRKRDRRKVGVNIRAQEEYRRTPGMQRRGNGGGNYVSSYNSDDAVRGRQLNARRQNGYNSRMGRASKASMPVLRKDSNIVACDGGSTAAADTSICDGSSSHESTSQLVERNDKGVIKETKADYGNKSGKVPSLRPVLIKQLSNVDPGPTPTPTPTNSSIVASGARNDGGSLKSKSSHVGNSVGSTSVSGLYASASDPVLVPSLNPRNLGSVGIIKREKGSQRNTAETSINLQAESRMNAVQSVAVGQAVPGSVELTSSAQPMEYKGVERAQLAESPLLPSSSSHQIAAANDNQETCAVRPVNGPPKEILSEAVGVAPEANINSLPTLEDSSSEQATAEVDTKLNKLHISSRQSVIFPNHLHVPEAFKNALTFGSLDAHIGKDNEDSNTRDVSITTNVEASKEPSPTHQSSSPRSGSDYHDRPQSPPNVLVNLTSPQENVSSGTALRYDQSKQEMQQTVGGPQNPVLPPVPDYGLSLVPPVVGSHLVQLEGLEPQGGNSLIPSTTASTPSMSQPRGIAQSSITVSPQLFPFLRQPYPPNYIPYSPYFSQLYMPPQNAHQLLSHSGFPQQHSAGNIYMPPTAAAASGVKFPIYKPGNIAGNLTHFGISSSYGSYGASGLGYGSSAALPPGTSSNDDLTGSELKEKNIYSAIKQNEDLHILTSASGRDVSALQANVFYNLPQGHPLAFSPAQVGHNSFPGIYHPTQSMSTPSLVQSLQQSQPTGGSVESIIPPLSSYPQPQLQPQPQLLPLPQQYGQMNWNQKLLNRENI; this is encoded by the exons ATGAGCGGCTTTTCTAGGGTTTCGATTTCCGACAGTCTCCGGAAAACGATTCAGGATATCAAGGAGATCACGGGAAAACACAGCGATGAGGACGTCTACGCAATGCTCAAGGAATGCAACATGGATCCCAATGAAACCGCTCAGAAGCTCCTCTACCTTG ATACATTTCATGAGGTCAGAAGGAAACGTGATAGGAGGAAAGTG GGGGTTAACATCAGAGCACAGGAAGAATATCGGCGAACACCAGGCATGCAGCGTCGAGGGAATGGGGGCGGGAATTATGTTTCTTCTTACAATTCTGATG ATGCTGTACGCGGAAGACAACTAAATGCTCGTCGACAAAATGGTTACAATAGCCGCATGGGGAGAGCTTCTAAAGCTTCTATGCCAGTTCTGCGTAAAGACAGCAATATAGTAGCTTGTGACGGAGG TTCCACAGCTGCTGCTGATACAAGTATATGTGATGGAAGCTCTAGCCACGAATCAACATCCCAATTAGTCGAGCGTAATGATAAAGGTGTCATCAAGGAAACGAAAGCTGATTATGGTAATAAGTCAGGGAAAGTGCCATCTCTTAGACCTGTTCTCATAAAGCAACTTTCAAATGTGGATCCTGGTCCTACACCCACCCCGACACCCACCAATTCCTCCATAGTTGCATCAGGAGCCAGAAATGATGGTGGAAGCTTGAAGTCAAAATCTAGTCATGTTGGAAATAGTGTTGGTTCAACCTCTGTGTCAGGCTTGTACGCTTCTGCATCAGATCCTGTCTTAGTGCCATCTCTCAATCCCCGGAACCTTGGCTCTGTTGGTATAATTAAGCGAGAGAAAGGGAGTCAGCGGAATACTGCTGAAACTAGCATTAATCTCCAGGCTGAAAGCAGAATGAATGCTGTTCAGAGTGTGGCTGTTGGCCAAGCTGTACCAGGATCTGTTGAGTTGACTAGCAGTGCGCAGCCAATGGAATACAAAGGAGTTGAAAGGGCTCAGCTGGCTGAGTCTCCACTACTGCCATCTTCTTCTAGTCACCAAATTGCTGCTGCCAACGATAACCAGGAAACTTGTGCGGTTCGACCGGTCAATGGTCCTCCGAAAG AGATATTGTCTGAAGCTGTTGGTGTTGCACCAGAAGCTAATATAAATTCTCTTCCTACACTGGAGGATTCTTCTTCAGAGCAAGCAACTGCAGAAGTTGATACTAAGCTAAATAAGTTACACATCTCATCCAGACAGTCTGTTATTTTTCCCAATCATCTTCATGTACCTGAAGCCTTCAAGAATGCATTGACGTTTGGAAGTCTGGATGCTCATATAGGAAAGGACAATGAGGACTCCAATACTAGAGATGTATCAATCACAACCAATGTTGAAGCTTCCAAGGAACCTTCTCCTAC TCATCAGTCTTCATCCCCAAGATCCGGTAGTGATTATCATGATCGGCCCCAGTCTCCCCCCAATGTGCTAGTAAATTTAACATCACCACAAGAAAATGTTTCATCTGGTACTGCTCTGAGATATGACCAGTCAAAGCAGGAGATGCAGCAAACTGTTGGAGGACCTCAGAATCCAGTTCTTCCCCCTGTACCAGATTATGGTCTGAGTCTTGTCCCCCCTGTTGTAGGATCGCACCTTGTACAACTGGAAGGACTTGAGCCACAG GGAGGAAATTCACTGATTCCATCAACAACTGCTTCAACTCCATCAATGTCTCAGCCCAGAGGAATTGCTCAGAGTTCTATTACTGTATCACCACAGTTGTTTCCTTTCCTCCGGCAGCCATATCCTCCTAATTACATACCGTACAGTCCTTACTTTTCCCAGCTATATATGCCGCCCCAGAATGCACACCAGTTGCTAAGCCACAGTGGGTTCCCTCAGCAACATTCAGCTGGCAACATCTATATGCCACcaactgctgctgctgcttcaGGAGTTAAATTCCCCATCTACAAGCCAGGTAATATAGCTGGAAATCTGACACATTTTGGAATTTCTTCTAGCTATGGTTCATATGGAGCGTCTGGACTGGGTTATGGTTCAAGTGCTGCTTTGCCACCTGGAACATCTAGCAATGATGATCTTACAGGATCTGAACTGAAGGAAAAGAATATCTACTCTGCAATTAAACAG aACGAGGATTTGCACATATTGACTTCTGCATCTGGACGAGATGTATCAGCTTTGCAAGCAAATGTGTTCTACAACCTTCCACAAGGACATCCTCTTGCATTTTCACCTGCACAGGTCGGTCACAATTCGTTCCCTGGTATTTATCATCCAACTCAGAGCATGTCAACACCGTCCTTAGTTCAATCGCTCCAGCAGTCTCAGCCAACAGGCGGATCGGTCGAATCTATCATCCCTCCTCTGAGTTCTTATCCTCAGCCACAACTCCAACCACAACCACAGTTGCTACCTCTACCTCAGCAATACGGGCAGATGAATTGGAaccaaaaattattgaatagaGAAAACATTTGA
- the LOC105174988 gene encoding uncharacterized protein LOC105174988 produces MGRRKERRLAAISAAGRRVKLDLFAEPSGDLGGSSAQEEVGGDGAKTHAELPSSPTSSGQQNPLLLLEQYSDEELDEGSNEEHNHAVAEDTSNDIDEEANSAAGKETEDSENNNEKEPTTQKVDDQPMMNDSSQDPLHKLEKGSIAEIDSDDLLTQTNKMEEAACPAAPDVHLVGDVSSGWKMVLHEESNQYYYWNTVTGETSWEVPDVLSQETVTTPEEKISDDNEGKMKALIGAQRSSVTLDMEEDDTRKLNLDSKVNCQSNESIDHGTKIDGSNEGFKGDSVDDVEGNRDANQSDETPLLISHSVENGIGADLSSQLIKCCESLLETLNSLKGLNCNPEGQDVKLKCTWEIQTRLADIKALASHGSSLLPFWLHSEYQLKRLEAVIDGVIKCHSSTSLSVLEATLESSEDIGDGTETDSREKNVSVAGLESDAAYRDKKSNFEAHSDSAAAMGHVPFKPYSSTYPVNNVGGKSDMIETEKESEVTPRPALHSGEDVDMDVDMEVEDEPSIKSPHESASGAHYHVSTELSDPHDKLSHQESKVPGQVFAVPPVEEWIPPPPPDNEPFPPPPPDDEPFPPPPPDEPPETSYPPSSHLGSVQPVHPFPYSAQYTLSYPGSSLEYYGQPNLEIPGTTLYTHPEGGQVAVAHVPHYYEAAPNLYAVAPLVVNPVESTAYFGLQNESLNPVSLISGAVQSSRIHSEPIPEILDSGTAGSLVSLTGAGANLLLKNSAIDANPGNATLAPSEVHDAQPSIGAPATSSLTDGGSVSSTSDTTTSVSAAAALLLLPRLLRLSLRVTFKTTFILDNASFPRGKKRTVAVVSTLRSNKKVSSLVDKWKAAKEELHEEEEEPEDAYEILEKKRQREIEEWRAQQIASGEAKDNANFQPLGGDWRERVKRKRAEKMKEAEQSSSDAAADGNQQPDLEELSKGLPSGWQVYWDESSKQVYYGNVWTSETTWSRPTD; encoded by the exons ATGGGGAGGCGAAAGGAGCGTAGGCTCGCCGCCATAAGCGCCGCTGGTCGTAGAGTTAAACTTGATCTGTTCGCGGAACCCTCTG GAGATTTGGGTGGCTCCTCTGCCCAGGAAGAAGTAGGAGGGGACGGTGCCAAAACTCATGCTGAGTTGCCCAGTTCACCAACATCTTCAG GTCAGCAGAATCCTCTCCTGCTGCTTGAGCAGTACAGTGATGAAGAGTTGGATGAGGGTTCAAATGAAGAACATAATCATGCTGTTGCTGAGGACACATCTAACGACATTGATGAAGAG GCAAATTCTGCTGCAGGGAAGGAAACTGAAGAtagtgaaaataataatgaaaaagagCCAACCACCCAGAAGGTGGATGATCAACCTATGATGAATGACAGTTCCCAGGATCCTTTGCATAAACTCGAGAAAGGGAGCATTGCAGAGATTGACTCTGATGATTTGCTGACgcaaacaaataaaatggaagAAGCTGCATGTCCTGCTGCACCCGATGTGCACCTTGTTGGGGATGTGAGTTCAGGTTGGAAGATGGTGTTGCATGAAGAGagtaatcaatattattattggaataCAGTGACAGGTGAAACTTCATGGGAAGTACCTGATGTTTTGTCTCAGGAAACTGTTACAACACCTGAAGAGAAAATCAGTGATGATAATGAAGGTAAAATGAAAGCTCTCATAGGGGCACAAAGATCTAGTGTGACTTTGGACATGGAAGAAGATGATACTAGGAAACTTAATCTTGATTCCAAGGTCAATTGCCAAAGCAATGAGAGCATTGATCATGGAACAAAAATAGATGGATCTAATGAAGGTTTTAAAGGTGATTCTGTTGATGATGTGGAAGGCAATAGAGATGCAAACCAAAGTGACGAGACTCCTTTGCTTATTAGCCATTCTGTAGAAAATGGAATTGGTGCCGATCTTTCTTCCCAGCTGATAAAGTGCTGTGAGAGCCTGTTAGAGACATTGAACTCTTTGAAAGG TTTGAATTGCAATCCGGAAGGTCAAGATGTTAAATTGAAGTGCACATGGGAAATTCAAACGAGACTCGCTGACATCAAGGCGTTAGCATCTCATGGATCATCTCTGCTTCCCTTTTGGCTCCACTCCGAATACCAGCTGAAGCGACTTGAAGCTGTCATAGATGGTGTCATTAAATGCCATAGTTCTACCTCCCTCAGTGTGCTTGAAGCTACACTGGAATCAAGTGAAGACATTGGTGATGGCACTGAAACTGATTCAAGGGAGAAGAATGTATCGGTTGCTGGTCTGGAATCTGATGCTGCGTACAGGGATAAGAAGTCAAATTTTGAGGCTCATAGTGATAGTGCTGCTGCCATGGGACATGTACCCTTTAAGCCATATTCCAGCACCTATCCTGTCAATAATGTGGGTGGGAAAAGTGACATGATTGAAACTGAAAAGGAAAGTGAAGTAACTCCCAGACCTGCCCTCCATTCTGGTGAAGATGTAGACATGGATGTGGACATGGAAGTTGAAGATGAGCCTTCCATCAAGTCACCTCATGAAAGTGCATCGGGTGCTCATTATCATGTCTCAACTGAGCTGTCAGATCCGCACGATAAACTTTCACATCAGGAATCCAAAGTGCCAGGGCAAGTATTTGCTGTTCCTCCTGTTGAAGAGTGGATTCCTCCCCCACCGCCTGACAATGAACCCTttcctccaccaccacctgATGATGAACCTTTTCCTCCCCCTCCACCAGATGAGCCTCCAGAAACCTCATATCCTCCATCTTCTCATTTGGGATCAGTTCAACCAGTTCATCCTTTTCCATATTCTGCACAGTACACTCTATCATATCCTGGATCTAGTCTTGAGTATTATGGACAACCAAACCTTGAGATCCCTGGCACTACTCTCTATACGCATCCCGAGGGAGGTCAAGTGGCCGTTGCACATGTACCACATTACTACGAAGCAGCTCCAAATTTATATGCTGTTGCTCCTTTGGTAGTCAACCCTGTTGAGTCAACAGCTTATTTTGGCCTTCAAAATGAATCCTTGAATCCTGTTTCATTAATTAGTGGCGCAGTCCAGTCTTCACGTATACATAGTGAACCCATTCCTGAAATTCTTGACTCTGGTACAGCAGGATCCTTGGTTTCCCTTACAGGAGCTGGTGCCAATCTGTTACTAAAGAATAGTGCTATTGATGCTAACCCTGGCAATGCAACTTTGGCCCCTTCAGAGGTCCATGACGCACAACCCTCTATTGGAGCTCCGGCAACTTCTTCATTGACAGATGGTGGTTCCGTTTCATCAACATCTGACACCACAACTTCTGTTTCTGCTGCGGCAgcgctgctgctgctgccgcGACTTCTAAGGCTCAGCCTAAGGGTAACGTTTAAGACCACCTTTATTCTTGACAATGCAAGTT TTCCACGTGGGAAAAAACGGACTGTTGCAGTGGTATCCACTTTGAGATCTAATAAGAAAGTGTCCAGCTTGGTGGACAAG TGGAAAGCTGCAAAAGAGGAGTTGcatgaagaggaagaagaaccTGAAGATGCGTATGAAATCTTGGAAAAGAAACGACAAAGGGAAATAGAG GAATGGCGAGCACAACAAATTGCCAGTGGCGAGGCCAAAGATAATGCTAATTTTCAACCATTGGGTGGTGATTG GCGAGAACGAGTGAAGCGCAAGAGAGCTGAAAAGATGAAAGAGGCTGAACAAAGTTCATCAGATGCTGCTGCAGATGGAAACCAGCAACCTGATCTCGAGGAACTCTCTAAGGGTCTCCCATCTGGATGGCAG GTTTACTGGGATGAATCTTCAAAGCAAGTCTATTATGGAAATGTGTGGACATCAGAAACAACATGGTCAAGACCGACAGACTAG
- the LOC105174991 gene encoding protein CWC15 homolog A — translation MTTAARPTWAPAKGGNEQGGTRIFGPSQKYSSRDIASHTTLKPRKEGQDTQEELQRRNLRDELEDRERRHFSSKEDRDRRKGGHLLLEGSRRDVEDRIVPRSVDADDADVDAQSDDDSDDDEDDEDDEESLLAELERLRKEKAEQKEQEERQKQEEELKAKEEQLLRGNPLLNNPTSFSVKRRWDDDVVFKNQARGETKTPKRFINDTIRNDFHRKFLQKYMK, via the exons ATGACGACGGCAGCGAGACCTACGTGGGCACCGGCGAAAGGTGGGAACGAACAAGGCGGAACTCGTATCTTCGGTCCATCTCAAAAGTATTCGTCGAGGGACATAGCTTCTCATACTACCCTAAAACCCAG AAAGGAAGGGCAAGACACCCAAGAGGAGCTGCAAAGAAGAAATCTACGAGATGAACTGGAAGATCGGGAGAGGAGGCATTTCTCATCAAAGG AAGATAGAGATCGTCGGAAAGGAGGTCATCTTCTTTTAGAAG GGTCCAGGAGAGATGTTGAAGACCGTATTGTTCCACGAAGTGTAGATGCAGATGATGCTGATGTGGATGCCCAGAGTGATGATGATAG tgatgatgatgaggatgatgaggatgatgaagaATCACTCTTGGCCGAACTTGAACGtttaaggaaagaaaaagCTGAGCAGAAAGAACAAGAA GAACGACAAAAGCAAGAAGAGGAGCTGAAAGCTAAAGAAGAGCAATTGTTGCGTGGAAATCCTCTCTTGAACAATCCAACTTCCTTTAGTGTGAAGAGAAG GTGGGATGATGATGTGGTTTTCAAGAACCAAGCTCGTGGCGAGACAAAGACTCCCAAGCGCTTTATCAATGACACCATCAGAAATGATTTCCACAGgaaatttctccaaaaatacatgaaataa
- the LOC105174990 gene encoding E3 ubiquitin-protein ligase At4g11680 — MNTRYFFQPDSLCSSGSAVSVSSIFPAAVEERIALSSPARSSRTSPPFLIRLAMKISRSRWYSFLRRVFHYQNGSGSDLGPNPFDSKNWMLMEFIALTVQISVTAYTLIISKGERPVWPMRIWVAGYAFGCFLNLVLLYWRYRLVYLTRGDNDLSGSDIEQQRSHRESRDLQYMQKCKTSLELLFAIWFVMGNVWVFDSRFASYHRAPKLHVLCISLLAWNAVSYSFPFILFVLLCCCVPMLSSLLGYNMNTASLQRGATEEQLASLPSWKYKDAGSISELGNSTKNHEVQECCICLAKYREKEEIRQLPCTHIFHMKCVDQWLKIISCCPLCKQGIEK; from the exons ATGAATACAAGATATTTCTTTCAACCGGATTCACTATGCAGTTCCGGGAGTGCAGTTTCtgtttcatcaatttttcCGGCAGCAGTAGAAGAGAGGATTGCTCTGAGTTCGCCGGCTAGGTCGTCTCGGACTTCTCCTCCTTTCTTGATAAGATTAGCAATGAAAATATCAAGATCAAGGTGGTATAGTTTCTTGAGAAGAGTTTTTCATTACCAGAATGGGTCCGGGTCCGACCTTGGACCCAACCCATTTGATTCCAAGAACTGGATGTTGATGGAATTCATAGCTTTGACAGTTCAAATCAGTGTCACAGCATATACTCTGATCATCTCTAAAGGGGAGAGGCCGGTTTGGCCCATGAGGATATGGGTTGCAGGTTATGCTTTCGGTTGTTTCCTCAATCTTGTGCTACTGTACTGGCGCTATCGTCTTGTTTATCTTACTCGAGGGGATAATGATCTGAGTGGCTCTGATATTGAACAGCAGAGAAGCCACAGAGAGTCGAG AGACTTGCAGTATATGCAGAAATGCAAGACGTCGCTTGAGCTGCTGTTTGCAATATGGTTTGTGATGGGCAACGTGTGGGTGTTTGATTCACGTTTTGCTTCATACCATCGTGCTCCTAAACTCCATGTCCTCTGCATCTCCCTGTTGGCCTGGAATGCTGTGAGCTACTCGTTTCCGTTTATACTGTTTGTGTTGCTCTGCTGTTGTGTGCCAATGCTTAGCAGCCTCCTAGGCTACAACATGAATACGGCGTCCCTCCAACGAGGAGCAACTGAGGAGCAGCTCGCCAGTCTGCCAAGCTGGAAGTACAAGGATGCTGGAAGCATTTCAGAGCTTggaaattcaacaaaaaaccATGAGGTTCAG GAATGTTGTATCTGTTTGGCCAAGTACAGGGAGAAGGAAGAAATCAGGCAGTTGCCATGTACTCATATATTTCACATGAAGTGTGTGGACCAGTGGCTCAAGATTATCTCTTGTTGTCCTCTTTGCAAACAAGGGATAGAGAAATGA